In a genomic window of Penaeus vannamei isolate JL-2024 chromosome 38, ASM4276789v1, whole genome shotgun sequence:
- the LOC113815639 gene encoding transmembrane protein 222 has translation MSESSSSPESPVIIGKMDHKRHRYPCCIVWTPLPLLSWFIPIIGHMGIATTSGVIRDFAGPYFVSEDNMAFGWPTKYWPMDPYRAQGGPTAWDRGVSLASEEYQGRMHNLFCDNCHSHVAMALNLMHYDGSTKWNMVKLCFLMMIHSKYVSFWAFVKTWLPFLLMAGAVTALVLLV, from the exons ATGTCTGAGAGCAGTAGTTCCCCAGAGAGCCCTGTCATCATCGGAAAAATGGACCACAAACGCCATCGCTACCCATGTTGCATTGTCTGGACTCCTCTGCCACTACTTTC ATGGTTCATACCCATCATTGGCCACATGGGCATTGCGACAACTTCAGGTGTAATCCGAGACTTTGCGGGGCCATACTTTGTTTCGGAGGATAATATGGCCTTTGGCTGGCCGACAAAGTACTGGCCTATGGATCCCTACCGAGCTCAGGGAGGGCCGACTGCTTGGGACAGGGGCGTGTCCCTTGCGTCAGAGGAGTACCAGGGCAGAATG CACAACCTGTTCTGCGACAACTGCCACTCCCATGTCGCTATGGCATTGAACCTCATGCATTATGATGGCTCTACCAAGTGGAACATGGTCAAGTTGTGTTTCCTCATGATGATCCACAGTAAATATGTCAG TTTCTGGGCCTTTGTCAAGACCTGGCTGCCCTTCCTCTTGATGGCTGGAGCTGTGACGGCTTTGGTTCTTCTTGTTTAA